One genomic region from Streptomyces sp. NBC_00582 encodes:
- the dusB gene encoding tRNA dihydrouridine synthase DusB — MPTTAPTQHTTLRIGPHAVQPPVVLAPMAGITNAPFRTLCREFSGGKGLFVSEMITTRALVERNEKTMQLIHFDATEKPRSIQLYGVDPATVGKAVRMIAEEDLADHIDLNFGCPVPKVTRKGGGSALPYKRNLLRAILREAVSGAGDLPVTMKMRKGIDDDHITYLDAGRIAVEEGVTAIALHGRTAAQHYGGTADWDAIARLKEHVPEIPVLGNGDIWSAEDALRMVRETGCDGVVVGRGCLGRPWLFADLVAAFEGRDDFRRPSLREVADVMVRHATLLGEWIGDESKGVVDFRKHVAWYLKGFAVGSEMRKRLAITSSLEELRSGLDELDLDQPWPTGADGPRGRTSGNNRVVLPDGWLKDPYDCAGVGEDAELETSGG, encoded by the coding sequence ATGCCCACGACCGCGCCCACGCAGCACACGACCCTGCGGATCGGCCCGCACGCCGTCCAGCCGCCCGTAGTCCTGGCCCCCATGGCCGGCATCACCAACGCGCCCTTCCGCACCCTGTGCAGGGAGTTCAGCGGCGGCAAGGGCCTGTTCGTGAGCGAGATGATCACCACCCGGGCGCTGGTCGAGCGCAACGAGAAGACCATGCAGCTGATCCACTTCGACGCGACGGAGAAGCCGCGCTCGATCCAGTTGTACGGCGTCGACCCGGCGACCGTCGGCAAGGCCGTCCGCATGATCGCGGAGGAGGACCTCGCCGACCACATCGACCTGAACTTCGGCTGCCCCGTCCCCAAGGTGACCCGTAAGGGCGGCGGCTCGGCGCTGCCCTACAAGCGGAACCTGCTGCGGGCCATCCTGCGGGAGGCCGTGTCGGGGGCCGGGGACCTCCCGGTGACGATGAAGATGCGCAAGGGCATCGACGACGACCACATCACCTACCTCGACGCCGGCCGCATCGCCGTGGAGGAGGGCGTCACCGCCATCGCGCTGCACGGCCGCACCGCCGCCCAGCACTACGGCGGCACCGCCGACTGGGACGCCATCGCCCGGCTGAAGGAGCACGTCCCGGAGATCCCGGTCCTCGGCAACGGGGACATCTGGTCCGCCGAGGACGCGCTGCGGATGGTCCGCGAGACCGGCTGCGACGGTGTGGTGGTCGGACGCGGGTGCCTGGGCCGGCCGTGGCTGTTCGCGGACCTGGTGGCCGCGTTCGAGGGGAGGGACGACTTCCGCAGGCCGTCCCTGCGCGAGGTCGCCGACGTCATGGTCCGCCACGCGACCCTGCTCGGCGAGTGGATCGGCGACGAGTCCAAGGGAGTCGTCGACTTCCGCAAGCACGTCGCCTGGTACCTCAAGGGCTTCGCGGTCGGCTCCGAGATGCGCAAGCGCCTCGCCATCACCTCCTCCCTCGAGGAACTCCGGTCCGGGCTGGACGAGTTGGACCTCGACCAGCCCTGGCCCACCGGCGCCGACGGGCCCCGCGGCCGTACGTCCGGCAACAACCGGGTGGTGCTGCCGGA